Proteins encoded by one window of Chryseobacterium sp. POL2:
- the hemC gene encoding hydroxymethylbilane synthase, with product MKTIKIGTRNSPLALWQANEVASKLQTAGKLTEIVPIVSSGDKNLTQPLYAMGITGVFTKDLDIALLNKEIDIAVHSLKDVPTQLPTGVQISAVLERDFPQDVLVRKSDAKNKDFKDLKIATSSLRRRAFWSHTFPNTDFADIRGNVQTRLRKLEEGVADATLFSLAGLKRMNLNISYEEVDFLLQAPSQGVVGIASLSENAELNEILNQINHAETQKCIHIEREFLKTLEGGCTAPIGAHAEFIGDKIRFLGRLCSLDGKDCINVDETIDWNPEQNFGAELAQQVLKRGGKDMMALIKYQINS from the coding sequence ATGAAGACGATAAAAATAGGAACTAGAAACAGTCCATTAGCATTATGGCAAGCTAACGAAGTTGCTTCAAAACTACAAACGGCTGGCAAACTAACCGAAATCGTCCCAATCGTGTCGTCTGGTGACAAAAACCTTACGCAACCACTTTACGCAATGGGCATTACAGGTGTTTTCACCAAAGATCTTGACATAGCTTTGCTTAACAAAGAGATTGACATCGCCGTACATTCTTTAAAAGATGTCCCTACGCAATTACCAACAGGCGTACAGATAAGTGCCGTTTTGGAAAGAGATTTCCCACAAGACGTATTGGTTAGAAAAAGTGATGCCAAAAACAAAGACTTTAAAGATTTAAAAATAGCAACAAGTAGCTTGAGAAGACGCGCATTTTGGTCGCACACTTTCCCTAACACTGACTTTGCGGACATTAGAGGAAACGTACAAACAAGACTTAGAAAATTGGAAGAAGGCGTTGCGGATGCGACACTTTTCTCTTTGGCAGGTCTTAAACGCATGAATCTTAACATCAGCTACGAAGAAGTTGACTTCCTTTTGCAAGCTCCATCACAAGGGGTTGTTGGTATCGCGAGCCTTTCTGAAAATGCGGAACTTAATGAGATTTTAAATCAGATTAACCATGCAGAAACTCAAAAATGCATCCATATCGAAAGAGAATTTCTAAAAACTTTGGAAGGTGGTTGTACAGCGCCAATTGGTGCCCACGCCGAATTTATTGGTGACAAAATCCGTTTCTTAGGAAGACTATGTTCTTTGGACGGAAAAGACTGCATCAACGTTGATGAGACAATAGACTGGAACCCAGAACAAAACTTCGGCGCAGAGTTAGCACAACAAGTTCTGAAGCGTGGCGGCAAAGACATGATGGCTCTCATAAAATATCAAATAAACTCCTAA
- a CDS encoding group III truncated hemoglobin, whose translation MKNLESRTDIEELVNKFYDKVIKDDIIGFFFTDIAQIDLQKHLPKMYNFWESILLGNSVYEGNPMRVHFPLNQVVALEQHHFERWLELWQDTLEQNFEGENVDTAILRAQNIARIMSYKMKIARS comes from the coding sequence ATGAAAAATCTAGAAAGCAGAACTGATATTGAAGAACTCGTAAACAAATTTTATGATAAAGTCATCAAAGACGATATTATTGGCTTTTTCTTTACTGATATTGCCCAAATAGATTTGCAAAAACACCTCCCAAAAATGTATAATTTTTGGGAAAGCATACTTCTTGGCAATTCAGTATACGAAGGAAATCCCATGCGCGTACACTTTCCGCTTAACCAAGTTGTCGCGTTAGAACAACATCATTTCGAGCGTTGGCTAGAGCTTTGGCAAGATACTTTAGAACAAAACTTCGAAGGCGAAAATGTAGATACAGCCATACTTCGCGCCCAAAATATCGCCCGAATTATGTCTTATAAAATGAAAATTGCACGGTCTTAA
- a CDS encoding chloramphenicol acetyltransferase codes for MRSEINIENWNRKEHYEFFSKMDQPSFGIVTEVNCTETYRLAKERKESFFAHYLHKSMLAVNSVEAFKLRLVGDKVFQYDVIDAGSTIAREDGTFGFAFMEFSEDFQIFNSRLQKEIEAVHNSTGLRLSNEELDVNLIRHSTFPWQQFSAILHPTNINNKESIPRIVFGKFLEKNGRKMMPISVEAHHALMDGRHIAMYLEAFQKELNQK; via the coding sequence ATGAGATCTGAAATAAATATTGAAAATTGGAACCGAAAAGAACATTATGAATTCTTTTCCAAAATGGATCAACCTTCTTTTGGAATTGTTACAGAAGTCAATTGTACCGAAACTTATCGTTTGGCAAAAGAGCGCAAAGAATCCTTTTTTGCACATTATCTTCATAAGTCGATGTTGGCGGTTAATAGTGTAGAAGCTTTCAAATTGAGACTTGTTGGAGATAAAGTTTTTCAATACGATGTGATAGACGCAGGCTCTACGATTGCGCGGGAAGATGGAACTTTTGGATTTGCTTTTATGGAATTTTCAGAAGATTTTCAAATCTTTAATTCGCGTTTACAAAAAGAGATTGAAGCTGTGCACAATTCCACAGGTTTGCGATTGAGCAACGAAGAATTGGATGTTAATCTCATAAGACATTCTACATTTCCGTGGCAGCAATTCTCTGCGATTTTGCATCCTACCAATATTAATAATAAAGAAAGTATTCCGAGAATTGTTTTTGGAAAATTCCTCGAAAAAAATGGTCGAAAGATGATGCCCATTTCTGTGGAAGCACATCATGCGTTGATGGATGGACGGCATATTGCGATGTATCTAGAAGCTTTTCAGAAAGAATTAAATCAGAAATAA
- a CDS encoding cation:proton antiporter has product MELYYSFSILIVLASIFSYINYRFLKLPSTIGIMVIAIAVSTFLVFFGEAVLPRTFGHLHDLMNSINFTEVLMGAMLNFLLFAGGIHININDLKEQIWPVVVFSTVGVVISTFIVGFGVFYLLPLVGVEMPLLYCLVFGALISPTDPVAVLSILKQAKVSKSLETKVAGESLFNDGMAVVVFAVLLQLAIGVDVDVNAESIGLLLLHEAGGGLLLGVLLGYFTSRLMREVDDYIISVLVTLSVVMGGYLIAKQLHISGPLTMVAAGLFMGNFNKNFKMKSITQDYLIKFWELIDEILNAVLFLFIGFELLMIEDLDHYMIPGLVAICIVLVARFVSIWGPTKLMSSKNRFTPQTVKVLVWGGIRGGVSIALAMSIPKSEYSTIILSITYCVVVFSIIVQGLSIGKVANPKKIATEEELQEEIIEEKLH; this is encoded by the coding sequence ATGGAGTTATATTACTCATTTTCTATCTTAATCGTTCTCGCGTCGATATTTTCGTACATTAATTATCGATTTCTAAAACTGCCGAGCACCATTGGTATTATGGTAATTGCGATTGCCGTTTCTACATTTTTAGTGTTTTTTGGAGAGGCTGTTTTGCCTCGTACTTTTGGTCATCTTCATGACCTTATGAACAGCATCAACTTTACCGAAGTCCTCATGGGTGCGATGCTTAATTTTCTGCTTTTTGCCGGAGGAATCCATATTAACATCAACGATCTCAAAGAACAGATTTGGCCAGTTGTTGTTTTTTCAACCGTTGGCGTTGTTATTTCTACTTTTATTGTAGGTTTTGGGGTGTTTTATCTTTTGCCTTTGGTTGGGGTAGAGATGCCTTTGTTATATTGCTTGGTTTTTGGAGCTTTGATTTCTCCGACCGATCCTGTTGCGGTTTTAAGTATTCTGAAACAAGCAAAAGTTTCAAAATCTCTGGAAACGAAAGTTGCCGGCGAATCATTGTTTAATGATGGTATGGCGGTTGTTGTTTTTGCAGTATTGTTACAATTGGCAATTGGTGTGGATGTAGATGTTAATGCTGAAAGTATCGGGTTGTTATTACTTCATGAAGCTGGAGGCGGACTTTTATTAGGTGTCTTACTGGGCTATTTTACATCGAGGTTGATGCGTGAAGTTGACGATTATATCATTTCAGTTTTGGTAACACTTTCTGTGGTTATGGGCGGTTATCTCATTGCTAAACAATTGCATATTTCTGGTCCATTAACCATGGTTGCTGCGGGATTATTCATGGGGAATTTTAATAAAAATTTTAAAATGAAATCTATCACGCAAGATTATTTGATTAAATTTTGGGAATTAATTGATGAAATCCTAAATGCGGTTTTATTCTTGTTCATCGGTTTCGAACTTTTAATGATTGAAGATTTAGATCATTACATGATTCCTGGTCTTGTTGCCATTTGTATCGTTTTAGTAGCCCGATTTGTCTCCATTTGGGGGCCTACAAAGTTGATGTCTTCCAAAAATCGATTTACACCGCAAACCGTTAAAGTTCTTGTCTGGGGCGGTATTCGCGGCGGTGTGTCTATTGCCTTGGCCATGTCTATTCCGAAAAGTGAGTACAGTACTATTATTTTGAGTATTACTTATTGTGTGGTGGTTTTCTCGATTATTGTCCAAGGTTTGAGCATTGGGAAAGTTGCTAATCCAAAGAAAATTGCAACCGAAGAAGAATTGCAAGAAGAAATTATTGAAGAAAAATTGCATTGA
- the hemA gene encoding glutamyl-tRNA reductase, which yields MSHNNDILKTSNFAVLSISYEKADAEVRGKFAFFDEHIKSFVNQIHDKEFGDAFVVSTCNRTEIYTTTSNYLLIAEQYCKTIGVNLSEFLQYVNIIKREDAVLHLFRVAAGLESQIIGDFEIVSQIKNAYNRFKKHKESSNPYLERAINSAIQISKRIKTETSISNGAASVSYAAVHYILNNVKAVSDKNILLLGVGEIGQNTIENLVKHVYQPKIKIANRSFEKAEKIAEKYNIQQIAFEDFPEELKQTDILIVATGAQKFIVNPENFPADKEMLVIDLSIPNNVAKEIGNLNSVDLIDVDELSQQISETMEQRKREIPKAEAIIKEMSKDFTEWERKRKFAPSITNFKNSLKNIEAHELHNIHKRHQYAKVEDMELSDKLIQKITNRFAKYILENPWKAEEVSKLMEDILVLHQPKKTDNEDDKNRN from the coding sequence ATGAGTCATAACAACGATATTTTGAAGACGTCTAATTTCGCTGTACTTAGCATCAGTTACGAGAAAGCCGATGCCGAAGTTCGGGGAAAATTTGCGTTTTTTGATGAACATATCAAATCTTTTGTTAACCAAATTCACGACAAGGAATTTGGTGATGCTTTCGTTGTGTCCACTTGTAACAGGACGGAAATCTACACCACGACTTCCAATTATTTATTAATTGCAGAGCAATATTGCAAAACTATCGGCGTTAACTTATCAGAATTTTTACAATATGTTAACATTATCAAACGAGAAGACGCTGTACTGCATCTTTTCCGCGTTGCTGCTGGATTAGAAAGTCAAATCATTGGTGATTTCGAAATTGTCTCTCAAATTAAAAATGCTTACAACCGTTTCAAAAAACATAAAGAAAGCTCGAATCCATATTTGGAACGCGCTATCAACTCAGCGATTCAAATTTCGAAAAGAATTAAAACAGAAACTAGCATTAGCAATGGTGCCGCGTCTGTTTCTTATGCCGCTGTTCATTATATTTTAAACAATGTCAAAGCTGTTTCTGACAAAAACATTCTGTTGCTTGGCGTTGGCGAAATTGGACAAAACACAATCGAAAATCTCGTAAAACATGTTTATCAACCAAAGATAAAAATTGCGAACCGCTCTTTTGAGAAAGCTGAGAAAATTGCTGAAAAGTATAACATTCAACAAATTGCTTTTGAAGATTTCCCCGAAGAACTGAAACAAACCGATATTTTGATTGTTGCAACTGGCGCACAAAAATTCATTGTAAATCCAGAAAACTTCCCCGCGGACAAAGAAATGTTGGTTATAGATCTGTCAATTCCCAATAACGTCGCAAAAGAAATTGGAAATCTCAACAGCGTGGATCTTATCGATGTGGATGAACTTTCTCAGCAAATTTCGGAAACCATGGAACAACGCAAACGCGAAATTCCAAAAGCCGAAGCCATCATCAAAGAGATGAGCAAAGATTTTACAGAGTGGGAACGAAAAAGAAAATTTGCACCGAGTATTACCAATTTTAAAAACTCATTAAAAAACATAGAAGCCCACGAGCTCCACAACATACACAAGCGTCATCAATACGCTAAAGTTGAAGACATGGAACTTTCTGATAAATTAATACAGAAAATAACCAACCGCTTTGCAAAATACATTCTTGAAAACCCTTGGAAAGCAGAGGAAGTTTCAAAATTAATGGAAGACATCTTAGTGCTTCACCAACCCAAAAAGACCGATAATGAAGACGATAAAAATAGGAACTAG
- the hemE gene encoding uroporphyrinogen decarboxylase — MIKNDLYLRALRGEIVERPPVWMMRQAGRYLPEFIELRNQYDFFTRCQTPELAAEITVQPIRRFPLDAAILFSDILVVPQAMGIDFKMKESVGPWLDNPIRTKEQVDAIEVPNVDDTLSYVFDAIELTLQKLDNDIPLIGFAGSPWTILCYCVEGKGSKAFDIAKSFCFTHPEAAHSLLQKITDTTIAYLKRKVEKGVSAVQIFDSWGGMLSPTDYQEFSWQYINQIVEALSLVSPVVVFGKGCWFALEEMSKSKVSALGVDWTITPEFARQLTNNNITLQGNFDPARLHSSPEVIRKMVHEMINRFGKDKYIANLGHGILPNIPVENAEAFIRAVVEWKA, encoded by the coding sequence ATGATTAAAAACGATTTATATCTAAGAGCTTTGCGCGGCGAGATTGTGGAAAGACCTCCTGTGTGGATGATGAGACAAGCTGGGCGCTATTTACCAGAGTTTATTGAACTTCGCAATCAATATGATTTTTTCACACGTTGCCAAACGCCAGAGTTAGCTGCTGAAATTACCGTTCAGCCAATTCGCAGATTCCCTTTAGACGCAGCGATTTTGTTTTCAGACATTTTGGTGGTTCCGCAGGCCATGGGTATTGATTTTAAAATGAAAGAATCCGTTGGTCCTTGGCTAGACAATCCTATACGAACTAAAGAACAAGTTGACGCCATCGAAGTTCCGAATGTTGACGATACGCTAAGCTATGTTTTTGACGCCATCGAATTGACCCTTCAAAAGCTCGATAACGACATTCCATTGATTGGTTTTGCAGGAAGCCCATGGACAATACTTTGCTATTGTGTGGAAGGCAAAGGCTCTAAAGCTTTTGATATTGCTAAGTCATTTTGTTTTACACATCCTGAAGCAGCACACTCATTGTTGCAAAAAATCACCGATACCACCATTGCTTATCTAAAACGAAAAGTTGAAAAAGGCGTTTCTGCGGTACAGATTTTTGACTCTTGGGGAGGCATGTTGTCACCAACAGACTATCAGGAATTTTCTTGGCAATACATCAACCAAATTGTTGAAGCACTAAGTCTGGTTTCCCCAGTTGTTGTTTTCGGAAAAGGATGCTGGTTTGCGCTTGAAGAAATGTCAAAATCCAAAGTTTCCGCTTTGGGGGTTGACTGGACTATTACACCAGAATTTGCAAGACAATTGACAAATAACAACATCACACTTCAAGGAAATTTTGATCCCGCAAGACTACATTCTTCACCGGAAGTTATCCGAAAAATGGTTCACGAAATGATTAATCGTTTTGGAAAAGACAAATATATCGCCAACCTCGGCCATGGTATCCTTCCAAACATTCCAGTAGAAAATGCGGAAGCATTTATCCGCGCTGTTGTTGAGTGGAAAGCATAA
- the hflX gene encoding GTPase HflX, whose protein sequence is MLEKKEHQYEKSVLVGLVTRDQDEDKLQEYMDELEFLAYTAGASVEKRFTQKLSQPDSKTFVGSGKAEEIKAYVKENEIGTVIFDDELSPSQLKNLERELEVKILDRTNLILDIFAQRAQTSYARTQVELAQYEYLLPRLTRMWTHLERQRGGIGMRGPGETEIETDRRIIRDRISLLKDKLKTIDKQMATQRNNRGKMVRAALVGYTNVGKSTLMNALSKSEVFAENKLFATLDTTVRKVVIGNLPFLLTDTVGFIRKLPTQLVESFKSTLDEVREADLLIHVVDISHESFEDHIDSVNQILMEINAHQKPMIMVFNKIDDFSYERKADDDLTPSTRKNISLEEWKKTWMAKSKFPTVFISALTKENFPEMKKMIYDEVMKIHISRFPYNDFLFEYFDDEQEDE, encoded by the coding sequence ATGCTAGAAAAGAAAGAACATCAATACGAAAAATCTGTATTAGTAGGTCTTGTTACACGAGATCAGGATGAAGATAAGCTGCAAGAATATATGGACGAGTTGGAGTTTTTGGCTTATACAGCTGGTGCAAGCGTCGAAAAAAGATTTACCCAAAAACTATCACAACCAGATTCCAAAACCTTTGTAGGAAGCGGAAAAGCTGAAGAAATAAAAGCTTACGTTAAAGAAAACGAAATCGGAACCGTTATTTTTGATGACGAACTTTCGCCTTCGCAACTCAAAAATCTTGAACGCGAGCTGGAGGTGAAAATCTTGGACAGAACCAATCTTATTCTTGATATTTTCGCACAGCGCGCCCAGACGTCTTATGCAAGAACTCAGGTAGAATTGGCACAATACGAATATCTTTTGCCTCGATTGACCAGAATGTGGACACACTTGGAAAGACAACGCGGTGGAATCGGGATGCGCGGTCCTGGAGAAACCGAAATAGAAACCGATAGACGTATTATCCGCGACCGAATTTCACTTTTGAAAGATAAACTGAAAACGATTGATAAGCAGATGGCGACACAGCGTAACAACCGCGGAAAAATGGTGCGTGCTGCTTTGGTGGGTTATACCAACGTGGGGAAATCTACTTTGATGAATGCTTTGTCAAAATCGGAGGTTTTTGCCGAAAACAAACTTTTTGCAACTCTGGACACCACGGTTCGTAAGGTTGTAATTGGAAATCTTCCTTTTCTTTTGACCGATACCGTTGGTTTTATTAGAAAATTGCCAACGCAGTTGGTGGAATCTTTTAAATCCACTTTGGATGAGGTGCGCGAGGCAGATCTTTTAATCCATGTGGTGGATATTTCGCACGAAAGTTTTGAAGATCATATCGATTCTGTCAATCAGATTTTGATGGAGATTAATGCACATCAAAAACCAATGATAATGGTGTTTAACAAGATCGATGATTTTTCTTATGAAAGAAAAGCTGATGATGATTTGACACCTTCCACGCGCAAGAATATTTCTTTGGAAGAATGGAAAAAAACATGGATGGCAAAGTCAAAATTCCCGACTGTTTTTATTTCTGCTTTAACGAAAGAAAATTTTCCTGAAATGAAAAAAATGATTTACGATGAGGTCATGAAAATTCATATTTCTCGTTTCCCTTACAACGATTTCTTGTTTGAATATTTTGATGATGAGCAAGAAGATGAATAA
- a CDS encoding DNA alkylation repair protein, with protein MTVVDELKAALRDLAIPEKAEFFPRFFKTGPCEYGEGDLFLGVIVPDQRLIAKAFTEKISLKELAQLIASKYHEERLTALFILINKFEKSKKDIVLQEQIVEFYLNHLQYVNNWDLVDSSCYKILGRFAFEQKRDDLLINLSKSNEMWHKRIAVVGTMFYVKKKRFDLTKDFVVRNLKHPRDLMHKANGWLLREMGGQDESALLNFFNLYYKEMPRTCLRYAIEKLDEDLRQDYLKSRI; from the coding sequence ATGACTGTTGTTGATGAGTTGAAAGCGGCGCTTCGCGATTTGGCGATTCCCGAAAAAGCGGAATTTTTTCCACGGTTTTTCAAAACTGGACCTTGCGAATATGGTGAAGGCGATTTGTTTTTGGGTGTTATAGTTCCAGATCAACGACTGATTGCTAAAGCCTTTACTGAAAAAATTAGTTTGAAAGAATTGGCACAGCTTATTGCTTCAAAATACCATGAAGAACGTTTAACGGCACTCTTTATTTTGATAAACAAATTTGAGAAGTCAAAAAAGGATATCGTGTTACAAGAGCAAATTGTAGAATTCTATCTCAATCATCTTCAGTATGTTAACAATTGGGATTTGGTGGATAGTTCTTGTTACAAAATTCTGGGACGATTCGCATTCGAACAAAAGCGGGATGATTTACTCATTAATCTGTCAAAATCTAATGAAATGTGGCATAAAAGAATTGCTGTTGTTGGAACCATGTTTTATGTTAAAAAGAAACGTTTCGATTTGACTAAGGATTTTGTCGTTAGAAATCTAAAACATCCACGTGATTTGATGCACAAGGCCAATGGCTGGCTTCTTCGCGAAATGGGAGGACAAGATGAGTCCGCGCTTTTGAATTTTTTTAATCTATATTATAAAGAAATGCCGAGAACATGCTTGCGTTATGCGATAGAAAAACTGGATGAAGATTTGCGACAAGATTATTTAAAATCCAGAATATAA
- a CDS encoding DUF6122 family protein has product MEILRPIIHYVLHFVFPVVLAWLFFRSEWKKAYFIMLLTMLVDVDHLFATPIFDPNRASIGFHFLHSYYAIGIYFLLLFFKGKLRIVSVGLLFHMLTDYIDMWLNPNL; this is encoded by the coding sequence ATGGAGATTTTAAGACCGATAATCCATTATGTTTTGCATTTTGTATTTCCTGTAGTTTTGGCGTGGTTGTTTTTCCGAAGCGAATGGAAGAAAGCTTATTTCATTATGCTTTTGACGATGTTGGTGGATGTTGACCATCTTTTTGCAACTCCTATTTTTGATCCTAATCGCGCAAGTATTGGCTTTCACTTTTTGCATTCTTATTATGCGATAGGCATTTATTTCCTACTATTATTTTTCAAAGGAAAACTTAGGATTGTTAGCGTAGGATTGTTGTTTCATATGTTGACAGATTATATCGACATGTGGCTAAATCCTAATCTTTAA
- a CDS encoding YkgJ family cysteine cluster protein, producing the protein MNHYNQQAQQKSKEHQKFLEQIKKKPPKNLDYLVEDLHEETFEEIDCLACANCCKTTGPLFTEKDKERIAKHLRMKISDFETKFLRLDEDNDWVLQSTPCFFLDPNDNKCNIYDVRPKACREYPHTDRKKIYQINNLTLKNTLICPAAYVFVEKLRKNLEK; encoded by the coding sequence ATCAATCATTATAATCAACAAGCGCAACAAAAATCGAAAGAACATCAAAAATTTTTGGAGCAAATAAAAAAGAAACCACCCAAAAATCTCGATTATTTGGTGGAAGATCTGCATGAGGAGACTTTTGAAGAAATCGACTGTTTAGCTTGTGCAAATTGCTGTAAGACGACAGGGCCGCTATTTACAGAGAAAGATAAAGAACGCATAGCCAAGCATCTACGGATGAAAATTTCGGATTTTGAGACTAAATTTTTGCGACTAGACGAAGATAATGACTGGGTCTTGCAATCGACGCCATGTTTCTTTTTGGATCCAAATGATAACAAATGTAATATTTATGATGTACGTCCAAAAGCCTGTCGCGAGTATCCACACACAGATCGCAAGAAAATTTATCAGATTAATAACCTGACTTTGAAGAATACCTTGATTTGTCCAGCGGCTTATGTTTTTGTTGAAAAATTAAGAAAAAATTTGGAGAAGTAG
- a CDS encoding DUF4919 domain-containing protein: MNKVVKRSVFFLFVLMFGFLSFGQNKPDFIEIKKNIEDKKSPYFYERLLFKFRGMPQAIDSAEAFHLYYGKRFTAHKLSPFGTDFQKFGEKFQQSKFDDAIKLGEDLHFKDPSNLEVLLLLLQCFENVQNQNKFMLTLQKFRMVSATVLASGAGNTPDSPYLVNTVGEEYVLLNLLKIPFHDYQRFSQASQDGMMDVWGNGKENIYINVVGYAPE, translated from the coding sequence ATGAATAAAGTTGTCAAAAGAAGCGTGTTTTTTCTCTTTGTTTTGATGTTTGGATTTTTATCTTTTGGTCAAAACAAGCCCGATTTTATAGAAATCAAAAAAAATATTGAAGATAAAAAGTCACCATATTTCTATGAGCGTTTACTTTTTAAATTCCGTGGCATGCCTCAGGCTATCGATAGTGCAGAGGCTTTTCATTTGTATTACGGAAAGAGATTTACAGCGCATAAGTTAAGCCCTTTTGGTACAGATTTTCAGAAGTTTGGAGAAAAGTTTCAGCAAAGTAAATTTGATGATGCTATCAAACTTGGCGAAGATTTGCATTTTAAAGATCCGAGCAATCTTGAAGTTTTGTTGTTGTTATTACAATGTTTTGAAAACGTACAAAACCAAAACAAATTTATGCTCACGTTACAAAAATTTCGAATGGTTTCTGCGACGGTTCTTGCTTCTGGCGCTGGCAATACACCAGATTCTCCATACTTGGTAAATACAGTTGGCGAAGAATATGTTTTACTCAATTTATTAAAAATTCCGTTTCATGATTACCAAAGATTTTCCCAAGCCTCGCAAGACGGGATGATGGATGTGTGGGGAAATGGAAAAGAAAATATCTACATCAATGTTGTGGGCTATGCCCCGGAATAA
- a CDS encoding uroporphyrinogen-III synthase — MRLLLTKHLNDADISKLGSDIVVDFVEVISIEKIAFKIQDLKNKSLIFTSINAVKSFFENDTSHQLTKLHPIYCVGEQSEKFLNQKGFEVLATKKNAEELSKYFIEQSKDEDYLHFCGDIALETLGKTFTKLGKNYTKVVSYATNLTYPKFNKEYDAVAFFSPSGVRSFTKFNSLEAKIIFSIGQTTTNEILNSTKKSAITSAENTTEDLLNLIRQHASEKK; from the coding sequence ATGCGCCTATTGTTAACCAAACATCTCAATGACGCAGACATTTCCAAATTGGGAAGTGATATTGTCGTGGATTTTGTAGAAGTCATTTCGATTGAGAAAATTGCGTTTAAAATTCAGGATTTAAAAAATAAATCTTTGATTTTTACAAGCATTAATGCCGTTAAGAGTTTTTTTGAAAACGACACTTCTCACCAATTAACAAAACTACACCCAATCTATTGTGTTGGAGAACAGTCTGAAAAATTTTTAAACCAAAAAGGCTTCGAAGTTCTTGCTACAAAAAAGAATGCTGAAGAACTTTCCAAGTATTTTATAGAACAAAGTAAAGACGAAGATTATCTTCATTTCTGTGGCGATATCGCTTTAGAAACTTTAGGGAAAACTTTTACTAAACTTGGAAAAAATTACACTAAAGTCGTTTCTTACGCCACCAATTTGACTTATCCAAAGTTTAATAAAGAATATGATGCTGTGGCATTCTTCAGTCCTAGTGGCGTTAGAAGTTTTACTAAATTCAATTCTTTAGAAGCGAAAATTATTTTTTCAATTGGACAAACAACCACCAATGAAATCCTTAATTCAACAAAGAAATCCGCTATAACGAGTGCGGAGAATACAACCGAAGATTTACTAAATCTGATTCGTCAGCACGCGTCAGAAAAAAAATAA